The following DNA comes from Qipengyuania oceanensis.
CCATGACTGCTCCTCAAAAAGCAGTCTTGAATCAGAACCAAGCCAGTTTGGGAATCCCTTTTGTCAACACGACCTAGCATCGCACACTCCGCCTGTCAGTAAACAGTTACTCTGTGGAGCTCTCGCCTATACCCCTCATAACCACCTGTCGCCTTGTGAACGACACTGCGATTGTCCCACATCACCAACATGTTCTTTTCCCATTTCTGTTTATGGACAAATACCTCTGTTGATTGCCAGGCATTCAGCTCAGCAAGAGTGCGCAAGGCTTCGGATTTGGCTACCCCTTCCAAGCCGATAATGTACGCGCCTCCGCCAAAGATTCCGAGCCGTCCTGTTTCAGGATGTTCGAGTATCAAAGGGTGAGTGTGCTGCAAAACACCGCCCTCGTTCGGACTTCTGATGTCCATTGCTCCATGGCTGCTTGTGTCGCCATAAATTCCTTGAGCCGAATAAGTGGCGGCGGAAGAATGTATAGACTTCATTCCTTGCAAACGTATCTTTGCCTCATCGGGAAGCGATTCAAACGAAATTTGCTGGTTAGAAAAATGAGTGTCCCCACCGACTGGAGGGATATCGACACCATACAGAACGGTACCTATTGGTGGGCTCTCCAGAAAGCTCCAATCTGAATGCCAGCCTTCCGCAAATATGCGGTTAGTATCAGTCGCTTCGCGTTTGACGGCCGCAGTATATTTTCGCGCCGGCAGAGGGTTAAAGAATGGGTCTTCACTGAGTTCGCCGAATTGGCGGCAAAATGCTTCTAGCTGGTCAATATCCAACTTCTGATCCGGAAATGCCAATACATGATGAGTGAGCCAAGCCTTGCGTACTTGATCAATTTCATCAGCCGCCAACGACTTGCTTAAATCAAGACCTCGGACAGTTGCCCCACAAGAGGCACCCGAAGGTGTTACTGCTATAGCCATCAAATTATTCCACGATATCTATTCAATTCTCAGGATCCGTGCCGCAAAAAGGGTGTCAGCTTGGAAAACGTGCTGCTGGAGCTCAGCCTGGCTGACTACTTCTTAGAGGCCGAAAACATGTTTTCCCATTCTTTGGAACCCGGCTTGGCATTCCATTTCATATTGTCCGAGAGCACGCTTAGGCCTTCAGAAATTGCCGGTCGCACTTTGATTGTATCGTACCACCGTTTCACATTGGGGTAGTCATCAAGGTTTTGCCCCTGCATCTTGCGCGGTCGGACCCAGGTAAATGTAGCAATATCTGCAATCGAATACTCGTCGGCCAAAAAATCATGGTCAGACAATCGATTGTCTAGGATTTTGTACAGGCGTTCTGCTTCTTTGGTGTAGCGATTGATCGCATATTCAATTTTTTCTGGCGCATAGGTTCTGAAATGATGGGTCTGGCCCAGCATCGGCCCCATACTGCTCACCTGAAAAAACAACCACTGGATAGCTTCTAAGCGCTTGAATTCAGATTTGGGTAGTAATTTCCCTGTTTTTTCCGCTAGATAGAGCAATATTGCTCCACTTTCGAATATCGTAACTGGCTTTCCGCCCGGACCATCGTGATCAATGATCGTAGGCACCTTATTATTGGGGTTGAGTTCAAGATATGCAGGATCAAACTGTTCTCCAGACAGAATATCAATTGGCGTAACTTTGTCCAACAACCCCAGCTCGGCCAGAGTAATAGTTGCTTTGTAGCCATTTGGTGTCGGCCAGAAGAACAGTTCAATCATTGTAACTTTCCAATACTCTAATCAGCCGACCATCTTGAAGTGCGCTGGTCGGTCAAGAATCATGCCAGGATTCATAATCCAATTTGGATCGATCGTGTTCTTCGCACCTGCGAGCATTGCGCGGTACAACGGATCCACTTCTTTGTCGTACCAAGGACGGAAGCTCCTACCCACCGCATGGTGATGCGTAATCGTTCCGCCAAGCTCGGTAAGCGCGTCAGAAGCTACATCTGAAAGTGCCTGATAATCTTCCAAACTCCTGCTGTGATCTGAAGGCGCAACAACTGTATAATATGGCGCCGGGCCATCCGGGTAGAGGAATGAGAAGCGCCGACAAACAATACCGCCGCCTGTGATCTCTTCCTGTGCCTTTTTGAGGCGGCGAATAACTTCGGTATCGATGGATTCGAACTTATCCCAAGTGTACGCGGTTTCGAAGGTAAAGCTAACCACGCCCATCGCTGCACGCGTATGCATCATTCGCGGCAAATAGCGAAACTGCTTGCGCCAGTTGCCTTGAGCCCCGGAACGGCTGGATTGAAGCGCATCGCCGCCCGAGCCAGTTTTGGTTTCAACGCTGCCGCCATGGTCCTTACAAATTTCAATGCCGCGCTCCAACCATGCGTCGACCGGATGATCGGCCGATTCAAAGCCCAACAGCAACACCGATTTAGAGCCATCGCCGGCGCCATAAAATTTGGCATCCTGTTCATCAAGATAGCGCGCATTGGCAGGAAAGAGGCCAGCCTGAGTGATTTCACGAACGGCACCAGCACCTTGATAGAAACTGTCAAAAGTAATGGTTGCATTGGCGCGGAATTTGACCCGCCCCTGAAGGCGCATCCAAGCCTCTGTAATAATTCCCAAAGAGCCCTCAGACCCTATAAACAGGCGGTCTGGATCTGGTCCAGCACCAGAACCAGGCAGGCGACGATTTTCAATTGTACCCTTTGGCGTGACTACACGCAGACTTTCAACCGATTCGTCAATATGGGTCAGGTGTGTGGCATAATGTCCAGAAGAGCGTGTTGCAATCCAACCACCAAGAGACGAGAATTCCCACGATTGCGGAATATGCCGCAAGGTAAGCCCCTTAGGCTTTAATTGTTCTTCCAGCGCTGGGCCTAATATGCCGGCTTGAATCAAGGCGCATCTAGAAACATCATCAACTTCAAGAATCTTGTTGAGATTGCCTAGATCAATAATCACTGCGCCCGGATAGTCTTCTGGACAACCAAATCCGTCGGTCACACTAGAGCCGCCACCAAAAGGAATAGCGGCGTAGCCCTTGTCGCCGCACC
Coding sequences within:
- a CDS encoding TauD/TfdA dioxygenase family protein, coding for MAIAVTPSGASCGATVRGLDLSKSLAADEIDQVRKAWLTHHVLAFPDQKLDIDQLEAFCRQFGELSEDPFFNPLPARKYTAAVKREATDTNRIFAEGWHSDWSFLESPPIGTVLYGVDIPPVGGDTHFSNQQISFESLPDEAKIRLQGMKSIHSSAATYSAQGIYGDTSSHGAMDIRSPNEGGVLQHTHPLILEHPETGRLGIFGGGAYIIGLEGVAKSEALRTLAELNAWQSTEVFVHKQKWEKNMLVMWDNRSVVHKATGGYEGYRRELHRVTVY
- a CDS encoding glutathione S-transferase family protein — protein: MIELFFWPTPNGYKATITLAELGLLDKVTPIDILSGEQFDPAYLELNPNNKVPTIIDHDGPGGKPVTIFESGAILLYLAEKTGKLLPKSEFKRLEAIQWLFFQVSSMGPMLGQTHHFRTYAPEKIEYAINRYTKEAERLYKILDNRLSDHDFLADEYSIADIATFTWVRPRKMQGQNLDDYPNVKRWYDTIKVRPAISEGLSVLSDNMKWNAKPGSKEWENMFSASKK
- a CDS encoding FAD-binding oxidoreductase, which translates into the protein MSGESGYYGKRRKWHSWGYEDEGITPAEVKEMAERVAQRLNIDEPVILPDPTLEELVLREPRIKIPASLQPFCTTDKWDRVFHTYGKSFKDLTKIYRRDFDNAPDVVAYPKDEADIAAVLDWCGDKGYAAIPFGGGSSVTDGFGCPEDYPGAVIIDLGNLNKILEVDDVSRCALIQAGILGPALEEQLKPKGLTLRHIPQSWEFSSLGGWIATRSSGHYATHLTHIDESVESLRVVTPKGTIENRRLPGSGAGPDPDRLFIGSEGSLGIITEAWMRLQGRVKFRANATITFDSFYQGAGAVREITQAGLFPANARYLDEQDAKFYGAGDGSKSVLLLGFESADHPVDAWLERGIEICKDHGGSVETKTGSGGDALQSSRSGAQGNWRKQFRYLPRMMHTRAAMGVVSFTFETAYTWDKFESIDTEVIRRLKKAQEEITGGGIVCRRFSFLYPDGPAPYYTVVAPSDHSRSLEDYQALSDVASDALTELGGTITHHHAVGRSFRPWYDKEVDPLYRAMLAGAKNTIDPNWIMNPGMILDRPAHFKMVG